From the genome of Argentina anserina chromosome 4, drPotAnse1.1, whole genome shotgun sequence, one region includes:
- the LOC126790021 gene encoding auxin-responsive protein IAA4 translates to MESKGYETDLNLNLKATELRLGLPGSDACEDQAVPVPSTLNKKRALPEKSEEEIASQGSTDDAEKTTALPAKAQIVGWPPVRSYRKNFLQASKISEAETPGIYVKVSMDGAPYLRKIDLRVYKGYPDLLKALESMFKFTVGQYSEREGYKGSDYVPTYEDKDGDWMLVGDVPWEMFMSSCKKLRIMKGSEARGLGCAV, encoded by the exons ATGGAAAGCAAGGGATATGAGACTGATCTTAACCTCAACCTCAAGGCAACTGAGCTGAGACTGGGGTTGCCGGGCTCAGATGCATGTGAAGATCAAGCAGTGCCGGTTCCCAGTACTTTAAACAAGAAGAGAGCCTTGCCTGAGAAAAGTGAAGAAGAGATTGCATCCCAGGGAAGTACTGATGATGCTGAAAAGACAACTGCTCTTCCTGCGAA GGCACAGATAGTTGGGTGGCCACCAGTCAGATCTTACAGGAAGAACTTCCTTCAGGCCAGTAAGATTAGTGAGGCTGAGACTCCTGGGATTTATGTGAAAGTGAGCATGGATGGGGCACCTTACCTCAGAAAGATTGATCTGAGGGTTTACAAAGGCTACCCAGATCTGCTAAAGGCTCTTGAATCCATGTTTAAGTTCACTGTTGGCCAATACTCCGAGAGGGAGGGCTACAAAGGATCGGATTATGTGCCTACTTACGAAGACAAAGACGGTGACTGGATGCTAGTTGGAGATGTTCCATGGGA AATGTTCATGTCATCTTGTAAGAAGTTGAGAATCATGAAAGGATCAGAAGCTAGAGGCTTGGGGTGTGCTGTATGA
- the LOC126789999 gene encoding alpha-mannosidase I MNS4, with translation MPSLRPTSVPILVSLFFLFLSSCSHVFLHSTLADGVTPEEAKQLRDEVREMFYHAFNGYMDHAFPLDELKPLSCGGEDSLGGYALTLIDALDTLALLGDRDRFAASVEWISKNLQFDINKTVSVFETTIRVLGGLLSAHLIASDYATGMRIPTYDNQLLNLAEDLGRRLLPAFDTPSGIPFGSVNLRHGVDEHESKITSTAGGGTLTLEFGVLSRLTNDPIFEQVTKNAVRGLWARRSKLNLVGAHINVFTGEWTQKDAGIGTSIDSFYEYLLKAYLLFGDEEYLYIFQEAYAAAMRYLFNDPWYVEVNMDSAAVVWPLFNSLQAFWPGLQVLAGDIDPAIRTHTAFFSVWKRYGFTPEGFNLATFDVQHGQRSYPLRPELMESTYWLYKATRDPKYLDAGRDMVSSLQHSARCSCGYCHISDVEFHKQEDHMESFFLAETVKYLWLLFDLAAGPDNIVDNGPYKYIFSTEGHLLPATPEISLVREHCSYFGAYCNTSNIRQDGSDGATNPQINLYGRVGTALPSNSRYSDSTPVSGLIKGICPGLTHGQKFGISYILPSHRHHQDNSGNQGEQTNSESHSIVVVQSQNSDSSSSENKNYHEKLVESSEYERASDPAKLYLHL, from the exons ATGCCTTCTCTGAGACCCACTTCAGTTCCAATTCTCgtatctctcttcttcttattcCTCTCTTCATGTTCCCATGTCTTCCTCCACTCAACTCTCGCCGACGGCGTCACTCCCGAGGAGGCCAAGCAGCTGAGGGACGAG GTCAGGGAAATGTTCTATCATGCATTTAATGGGTACATGGACCATGCTTTTCCACTCGATGAATTAAAGCCTCTTTCTTGTGGGGGTGAAGATAGCCTTGGTGGATATGCCCTAACTTTG ATAGACGCTTTGGACACACTAGCTTTACTTGGTGATCGAGACCGCTTTGCTGCCTCTGTTGAATGGATTAGTAAAAACCTTCAGTTTGACATA AATAAGACAGTATCTGTTTTTGAAACTACCATTCGAGTACTTGGGGGTTTGCTCTCTGCACACCTTATAGCAAGCGATTATGCTACG GGCATGCGAATTCCAACGTATGACAACCAGTTACTGAACTTAGCTGAGGATCTAGGCCGACGGTTGTTGCCTGCATTCGACACTCCTTCAG GAATTCCTTTTGGATCTGTCAATTTGAGGCATGGAGTTGATGAACATGAAAGCAAG ATTACATCAACAGCTGGTGGGGGGACTTTGACTTTGGAATTTGGAGTGCTTAGCCGCTTGACAAATGATCCCA TATTTGAACAAGTTACCAAGAATGCAGTGCGTGGACTTTGGGCTCGGCGTTCAAAGCTCAATTTAGTTGGTGCCCATATTAATGTTTTTACAGGTGAATGGACACAGAAG GATGCTGGAATAGGAACTagtattgattctttctatGAGTATCTTCTAAAG GCTTATCTATTATTCGGAGATGAGGAATATCTGTACATATTTCAGGAAGCTTATGCTGCTGCTATGCGATATCTTTTCAATGATCCTTG GTATGTAGAGGTAAATATGGATTCTGCTGCTGTTGTGTGGCCATTGTTTAACAGTTTACAAGCATTTTGGCCGGGACTTCAG GTTTTAGCCGGAGATATAGATCCTGCAATTCGGACTCATACTGCCTTCTTTAGTGTGTGGAAAAGATATGGTTTCACTCCAGAAGGTTTCAATCTTGCTACATTTGATGTTCAG CATGGACAAAGAAGTTATCCACTGCGTCCAGAGTTAATGGAGAGCACATATTGGCTCTATAAAGCTACTAGAGATCCCAA GTATCTTGATGCAGGACGTGACATGGTTTCCAGTTTGCAGCACAGTGCACGGTGCTCCTGCGGATATTGTCATATCTCAGATGTTGAGTTTCATAAGCAGGAAGATCATATGGAGAGTTTTTTTCTAGCGGAAACA GTAAAATATTTGTGGCTACTCTTTGATTTGGCCGCTGGGCCTGATAATATTGTTGATAATGGACCGTACAA GTACATCTTTAGTACTGAAGGCCACCTATTGCCTGCAACCCCTGAAATATCTTTGGTGCGGGAACATTGCTCATATTTTGGGGCTTATTGTAATACTAGCAACATTAGACAGGATGGATCAGATGGTGCTACAAATCCTCAAATTAACCTGTATGGAAGGGTTGGCACTGCATTACCATCTAACTCCCGTTATTCTGATTCAACTCCCGTATCAGGATTAATAAAA GGGATTTGCCCAGGACTGACTCATGGGCAAAAGTTtggtatatcatatatattaccAAGCCACAGGCATCATCAGGATAACTCTGGGAACCAAGGAGAACAAACTAATTCTGAGAGTCATTCAATAGTGGTTGTCCAAAGCCAAAATTCTGATAGCTCATCGTCAGAGAATAAGAACTACCATGAAAAGTTGGTGGAATCGAGTGAGTATGAACGAGCTAGTGATCCAGCTAAGCTGTATCTGCATCTATAA